In one Chitinophaga sancti genomic region, the following are encoded:
- a CDS encoding sugar phosphate isomerase/epimerase family protein, which produces MQSVAQTRLPTLGVTTTYRNDSLLHAAGFDYIEGSVGKLLSPDIPEDSFLVFLRDQQKMHCIFNTCNGFIPAEIPIVGPKADEQKILTYVDKVMQRAKKAGVKTIVLGSGNARKLPEGWTPEKENPHFVSICRKIAETAAKYNVVIAIENLNSTETNYINTLADANAIVNAVNHPNFKLTADIYHMLKENEPAANIVKAKKNLVHCHIAEREKRTAPGVAGDEVRPYIAALANIHYNGGISVESRWDPMDVQAAPAQKYLRQLILELYH; this is translated from the coding sequence TTGCAATCGGTTGCACAAACCCGGCTGCCCACCCTCGGTGTCACCACCACCTACAGAAATGATTCCCTTTTACATGCCGCCGGATTTGACTATATTGAAGGTAGCGTAGGCAAACTCCTCTCTCCCGATATCCCGGAAGACAGCTTCCTGGTTTTCCTCAGAGATCAGCAAAAAATGCATTGCATTTTCAATACCTGCAATGGCTTCATCCCCGCCGAAATACCCATCGTAGGGCCTAAAGCCGATGAACAAAAAATTCTGACTTATGTAGATAAAGTCATGCAGCGGGCCAAAAAGGCCGGTGTAAAGACGATCGTACTCGGTAGCGGCAATGCCCGCAAACTGCCAGAAGGCTGGACCCCTGAAAAGGAAAATCCACACTTCGTGAGCATCTGCCGGAAAATAGCCGAAACTGCCGCTAAGTATAATGTAGTCATCGCCATCGAAAACCTGAACAGTACCGAAACGAATTATATCAATACCCTGGCAGATGCAAATGCCATCGTCAACGCGGTAAATCACCCGAATTTTAAACTCACGGCAGATATTTACCACATGCTGAAGGAAAATGAACCTGCTGCGAATATTGTGAAAGCTAAAAAGAACCTGGTCCACTGCCATATTGCGGAGCGAGAAAAACGGACTGCACCCGGTGTAGCCGGCGATGAAGTGAGACCCTATATTGCAGCCCTGGCAAATATTCATTACAATGGCGGTATCTCTGTAGAAAGCCGCTGGGATCCAATGGATGTACAGGCTGCGCCGGCACAAAAATATTTACGTCAACTCATCCTAGAACTATATCATTAA
- a CDS encoding FAD:protein FMN transferase: MRFLLLLLFLPFSAFSQTVLEGKAQGTYYVIKYISADTASLQSAIDSIFAGIDQSLSLYKPNSLINQFNEKGHVQMDAHMQAVISKSVEISKITQGAFDITVKPLVDVWGFGVHPPAERKIPSPAAIKKVLTHVGTKYLVIKGRDLSRTKPGVSIDCNGIAQGYTSDVIGRFLDSKGIHDYLVDVGGELCAKGQNAHQQYWTVGIEGESQHIIPLANRAVTTSGNYRRFFDSGGKRFAHTIDPRSGQAIHNNIISVTVVATNAITADGFDNALILMGVERAFAFIRQHPELQLEAGFIYKDAKGEIQEAFSPGFPK, from the coding sequence ATGCGTTTTTTATTATTGTTATTATTCCTCCCTTTCTCTGCATTCTCACAAACCGTGCTGGAAGGAAAGGCGCAGGGTACTTACTATGTCATCAAATATATCTCTGCAGATACTGCTTCCCTGCAGTCAGCCATCGATTCCATTTTTGCCGGCATTGATCAATCCCTGTCATTGTACAAACCCAATTCCCTGATCAATCAGTTCAACGAAAAGGGGCATGTACAAATGGATGCACATATGCAGGCCGTCATTTCAAAATCGGTTGAAATCAGTAAAATCACGCAAGGCGCATTCGATATCACCGTAAAACCACTGGTCGATGTCTGGGGCTTTGGTGTGCATCCACCTGCAGAAAGAAAGATCCCATCTCCCGCTGCAATTAAGAAGGTGCTGACCCATGTAGGCACTAAATACCTGGTAATAAAAGGCAGGGATTTATCCCGTACAAAACCTGGTGTAAGCATCGATTGTAATGGCATTGCACAGGGCTATACAAGCGATGTTATCGGTCGTTTTCTGGACAGCAAAGGTATTCACGATTACCTGGTAGACGTAGGAGGGGAACTGTGTGCCAAAGGTCAAAATGCACACCAGCAATATTGGACAGTAGGCATTGAAGGCGAAAGCCAGCACATCATTCCCTTAGCCAATCGGGCAGTTACCACCAGCGGCAATTACCGCCGATTTTTTGATTCAGGAGGCAAGCGCTTTGCCCACACGATAGATCCGCGAAGCGGCCAGGCGATTCACAATAATATTATCAGTGTAACTGTTGTGGCTACAAATGCGATCACTGCTGATGGCTTTGACAATGCCCTGATCTTAATGGGCGTGGAACGTGCTTTTGCTTTTATCAGGCAGCATCCGGAACTGCAACTGGAGGCTGGATTT
- a CDS encoding acyl-CoA dehydrogenase family protein, with translation MLKDLFQSPDYFQIDDLLSPEHLMVRDAVRQWVKKEISPIIEDACQQATFPSQIIPGLGELGCFGPTIPQEYGGGGMDYIAYGLMMQELERGDSGVRSTASVQGSLVMFPIYTFGSEAQKKKYLPKLASGEWMGCFGLTEPDFGSNPSGMVTHFKEDGDYVILNGAKMWISNAPFAQVAVVWAKDEAGIIRGIIVERGMEGFTTPETKGKWSLRGSATGELVFDNVRVPKENILPLAKGLKGPLSCLSSARYGIAWGVVGAAMDCYDTALRYAKEREQFGRPIGGFQLTQKKLAEMITEITKAQLMNWRLGVLKNEGKATPAQISMAKRNSCAIATQIARDARQILGGMGITGEFPVMRHMMNLESVITYEGTHEIHLLITGQDITGLDAFH, from the coding sequence ATGCTGAAAGACTTGTTTCAATCCCCCGACTACTTCCAGATAGACGACCTTCTCAGCCCCGAACACCTTATGGTGCGCGACGCTGTCAGACAATGGGTGAAAAAAGAAATCTCTCCCATTATCGAAGACGCCTGCCAGCAAGCGACCTTCCCTTCCCAGATCATTCCTGGCCTCGGTGAACTCGGTTGCTTTGGTCCTACTATCCCCCAGGAATACGGCGGTGGCGGCATGGACTACATAGCCTATGGTCTCATGATGCAGGAACTCGAAAGAGGTGACAGCGGTGTTCGCTCCACCGCCTCTGTACAAGGCTCTCTTGTCATGTTCCCCATCTACACCTTTGGCAGTGAGGCACAAAAGAAGAAATACCTGCCAAAACTCGCCAGTGGCGAATGGATGGGTTGCTTCGGCCTCACCGAACCTGATTTTGGTTCCAATCCCTCCGGTATGGTCACCCATTTCAAAGAAGACGGCGACTATGTAATCCTGAATGGTGCAAAAATGTGGATCTCCAATGCACCCTTTGCACAGGTTGCCGTAGTCTGGGCCAAAGATGAAGCGGGGATCATCAGGGGTATCATCGTGGAAAGAGGTATGGAGGGTTTCACCACTCCTGAAACCAAAGGAAAATGGAGTCTCCGCGGCAGCGCCACCGGCGAACTCGTTTTTGACAATGTCAGGGTTCCCAAAGAAAACATATTGCCATTAGCCAAAGGACTGAAAGGGCCTTTAAGCTGCCTTTCTTCTGCCCGTTACGGCATTGCCTGGGGAGTGGTTGGTGCTGCCATGGATTGCTACGATACTGCCTTGCGCTACGCCAAAGAAAGGGAGCAATTCGGGCGGCCTATCGGGGGCTTCCAGCTTACACAAAAGAAGCTGGCAGAAATGATCACCGAAATTACCAAAGCACAGCTCATGAACTGGCGCTTAGGCGTGCTGAAAAATGAAGGTAAGGCCACCCCGGCGCAGATCTCTATGGCCAAACGCAATTCCTGTGCGATCGCTACGCAAATAGCCCGTGATGCCCGTCAGATCCTGGGAGGTATGGGTATCACCGGTGAGTTCCCTGTCATGCGCCACATGATGAACCTGGAAAGCGTGATCACTTACGAAGGTACCCACGAAATTCACTTACTAATTACCGGTCAGGATATCACCGGACTCGATGCTTTTCATTGA
- the pyrF gene encoding orotidine-5'-phosphate decarboxylase: protein MNRHELVNLIRERQSYLCVGLDTDITKIPRHLLSHADPVFAFNKAIIDATKDLCVSYKINTAFYECMGIRGWESLQRTVEYIPTTHFTIADAKRGDIGNTSTQYARTFFETYNFDAVTVAPYMGRDSVQPFLSFHEKWTIMLGLTSNEGSQDFQLTPSGDEMLYEKVLKAGMSWGTPDNMMFVIGATQSAQLAYIRQLVPDHFFLVPGVGAQGGNLQEISAVAMNKDCGLLVNASRSIIYAGNGEDFAQDARIAAQALQQEMAEYLDVAPAAR, encoded by the coding sequence ATGAACCGACACGAATTGGTGAATCTGATCAGGGAGAGGCAATCTTATCTCTGTGTTGGCTTAGACACAGACATTACGAAGATTCCCCGTCACCTGCTGTCACATGCAGACCCGGTATTTGCTTTCAACAAGGCAATTATCGATGCCACTAAGGATCTTTGCGTGTCTTACAAGATCAATACTGCCTTTTATGAATGTATGGGTATCCGCGGCTGGGAATCGCTGCAACGCACCGTTGAATACATTCCTACCACCCACTTTACCATCGCCGATGCCAAACGCGGAGATATAGGGAATACCTCTACACAATATGCCAGGACATTCTTTGAGACATATAATTTCGACGCCGTAACTGTAGCCCCTTATATGGGTCGCGACAGTGTACAGCCTTTCCTCTCTTTCCATGAGAAATGGACCATTATGCTGGGCCTTACCTCTAATGAAGGCAGCCAGGATTTCCAGCTTACACCAAGCGGAGATGAAATGCTGTACGAGAAAGTGCTGAAAGCTGGTATGAGCTGGGGTACGCCGGACAATATGATGTTCGTGATTGGAGCTACCCAGAGCGCACAGCTGGCATATATCCGTCAGTTAGTACCTGACCATTTCTTCCTGGTGCCTGGTGTAGGTGCACAGGGTGGCAACCTGCAGGAGATTTCTGCAGTTGCAATGAATAAAGATTGTGGTCTGCTGGTAAACGCCAGCCGCTCTATCATTTATGCAGGAAATGGTGAAGATTTTGCGCAGGATGCCCGCATAGCTGCACAGGCTTTGCAACAGGAAATGGCAGAATACCTGGATGTAGCACCGGCTGCCAGGTAA